One Granulicella sp. 5B5 DNA window includes the following coding sequences:
- a CDS encoding heterodisulfide reductase-related iron-sulfur binding cluster, whose translation MNETLVKIEAQPVVSLPAPLLDKCVHCGFCLPACPTYVLWGDEMDSPRGRIWMMRKSTNGEAAADLHLQTHIDNCLGCMSCMTACPSGVEYNKLIESTRAQVEEHLSRPFTERLFRGMLFATFPHPTRLKLLGLPIALYQRSGLQALVRKTGLLKLLPKRLQAMEALLPVVPLNPFRKLHVAVNTGAARGRVGMLTGCVQDAYFGHVNEATVRVLAAVGYEVVVPKSQGCCGALMVHSGLEHEAKAYAKRMIASFEEADVETVVINAAGCGSTMKEYGYLLRDDAKWAARAAAFSARCRDVSEVLAETPIKAPLAALPLRAAYHDACHLRHAQGVHAEPRAVLAQIPSLEVAEMEEANLCCGSAGVYNLLHPETADELGDRKVQHLLATDAQALVSANPGCLLQLQASLRRNGHAALPTFHMVELLDASLRGVSAESLLKSSTQR comes from the coding sequence GTGAACGAGACGCTGGTGAAGATCGAAGCGCAGCCCGTTGTCTCTCTGCCTGCGCCGTTGCTGGATAAGTGCGTTCACTGCGGATTCTGCCTGCCTGCATGCCCGACATACGTGCTGTGGGGCGATGAGATGGACTCGCCGCGCGGACGGATCTGGATGATGCGCAAGTCGACGAATGGTGAAGCGGCGGCGGACCTGCATCTGCAGACACACATCGACAACTGCCTTGGCTGCATGTCGTGCATGACGGCGTGCCCCAGCGGCGTAGAGTACAACAAACTGATTGAATCCACCCGCGCGCAGGTGGAGGAGCATCTTTCGCGGCCTTTCACTGAGCGGCTGTTTCGCGGGATGCTGTTTGCGACGTTCCCGCATCCGACACGTCTGAAGCTGCTGGGCCTGCCGATTGCGCTGTACCAGCGAAGCGGACTGCAGGCGCTCGTGCGCAAGACTGGTTTGCTGAAGCTGCTGCCCAAACGGCTGCAGGCAATGGAAGCGCTGCTGCCTGTTGTACCTCTGAATCCGTTCCGCAAGCTGCATGTGGCCGTGAACACTGGAGCTGCGCGCGGGCGTGTCGGGATGCTGACGGGATGCGTGCAGGATGCGTACTTTGGCCATGTGAATGAGGCGACGGTGCGCGTTCTCGCTGCCGTCGGCTATGAAGTCGTGGTGCCGAAGTCGCAGGGATGCTGCGGTGCGCTGATGGTGCACAGCGGGCTGGAGCATGAGGCGAAGGCTTATGCGAAGCGGATGATTGCGAGCTTTGAAGAGGCCGATGTGGAGACGGTCGTCATCAACGCAGCGGGCTGTGGCAGCACGATGAAGGAGTATGGATACCTGTTGCGTGACGATGCGAAGTGGGCTGCTCGTGCTGCTGCGTTTTCAGCACGGTGCAGAGATGTGAGCGAGGTGTTGGCTGAGACGCCAATCAAGGCGCCGCTTGCAGCGCTGCCGTTGCGAGCCGCGTATCACGATGCCTGCCATCTGCGTCATGCGCAGGGTGTTCATGCGGAACCGCGAGCGGTGCTGGCGCAGATACCTTCGCTTGAGGTCGCGGAGATGGAGGAGGCGAACCTTTGCTGCGGATCGGCAGGCGTGTACAACCTGCTGCATCCTGAGACGGCAGACGAGCTTGGCGACCGCAAGGTGCAACATCTGCTGGCAACCGACGCGCAGGCGCTTGTGAGCGCAAACCCCGGATGCCTGCTGCAACTGCAGGCCAGCTTGAGGCGCAATGGACATGCTGCGCTGCCGACATTCCACATGGTGGAGCTGCTGGATGCGTCGCTGCGTGGTGTGAGCGCCGAGAGTTTATTGAAGAGCAGTACCCAACGTTGA
- a CDS encoding fumarylacetoacetate hydrolase family protein produces MTGQRESVLMETIETLLAARKGEPIADLPAELVPAEIGEVYFVQDAIAEAYGDIGGWKIGAPTPEATPLFAPMPLVWMAHSGNELTGPHWRYRGLEAEIAFLVGEDLPPRATPYTREEALAAMASCHPAIEVLESAFIDPMVVTKFSALADLQMHGGFVPGPAVEGWQTIDFNAETVTLSVDGVVRVERTGSNTSGDLLKLIPWLANEGAARTGGLRKGQWITTGSWTGYTPASVNARVDVEFTHAGHVGLRFA; encoded by the coding sequence ATGACAGGACAACGCGAGAGCGTGCTGATGGAGACGATTGAAACGCTGCTGGCGGCGCGCAAGGGCGAACCGATTGCAGACCTGCCCGCGGAGCTGGTGCCTGCGGAGATAGGCGAAGTCTATTTCGTGCAGGATGCGATTGCCGAGGCGTACGGAGATATCGGTGGATGGAAGATCGGGGCGCCGACACCAGAGGCCACACCGCTCTTTGCGCCGATGCCTTTGGTGTGGATGGCCCACTCCGGCAATGAGCTGACGGGGCCGCACTGGCGCTATCGCGGGCTTGAGGCGGAGATTGCGTTTCTCGTCGGTGAAGACCTGCCGCCGCGGGCAACGCCGTACACGCGCGAAGAGGCGCTTGCAGCGATGGCGTCCTGCCATCCGGCGATTGAAGTGCTGGAGTCGGCGTTCATCGATCCGATGGTGGTGACGAAGTTCTCGGCGCTCGCCGATCTGCAGATGCACGGAGGATTCGTCCCCGGTCCGGCGGTCGAAGGCTGGCAGACGATCGACTTTAACGCTGAGACAGTAACGCTTTCTGTCGATGGTGTGGTCCGCGTGGAACGCACGGGGTCGAACACGTCAGGTGATCTGCTGAAACTGATTCCGTGGCTGGCGAATGAAGGTGCAGCGCGTACCGGCGGCCTGCGCAAGGGGCAGTGGATCACCACAGGCTCATGGACAGGCTATACACCGGCCAGCGTAAACGCGCGCGTCGATGTGGAGTTCACGCATGCAGGACATGTTGGGCTGCGGTTCGCTTAG
- the aceB gene encoding malate synthase A has product MNDLLSGVMLHAPLAPKHAAILSPESLAFAVALQREFNPRRKELLAARVARQKRLDAGERPDFLPETVQIRESEWTVAPLPKDLLDRRVEITGPVDRKMIINALNSGAKVFMADFEDSTTPTWENVLEGQQNLFDAVRRTITYDDPATGKHYELKPEPAVLFIRARGWHLEERHVLVDGEPMSGSIFDFALYFFHNAKELLARGSGPYFYLPKMESHLEARLWNSIFVRAQELLDVPQGSIKATVLIETILATFEMDEILWELREHSAGLNCGRWDYIFSFIKKLAGDETMLLPDRGQVTMTTHFMRSYSKLAIKTCHRRNVSAMGGMSALIPIKSDPAANEKAIAGVRADKEREATDGHDGTWVAHPGLVPVAMEVFDRIMPQPNQIAKQLTDYHCTAADLLEVPTGTITEAGVKQNVAVGLGYLEAWLRGIGCVPLFNLMEDAATAEISRAQLWQWVHHHAVLQDGRAVTTELVAAAIDEELARVKGSVDAARFAAYEQAAQLTHELIVAPKFPDFLTLPAYDRVLAAEDANQV; this is encoded by the coding sequence ATGAACGACCTACTTTCCGGCGTGATGCTGCACGCCCCGCTCGCTCCCAAACACGCCGCTATTCTTTCGCCCGAGAGCCTAGCCTTTGCTGTTGCGCTGCAGCGCGAGTTCAACCCGCGCCGCAAAGAGTTGCTGGCTGCGCGCGTGGCGCGTCAAAAGCGGCTGGATGCAGGGGAGCGTCCGGACTTTCTGCCGGAGACCGTGCAGATTCGCGAGAGTGAGTGGACCGTTGCTCCGCTGCCCAAGGACTTGCTTGATCGGCGCGTGGAGATCACCGGGCCAGTGGACCGCAAAATGATCATCAACGCGCTGAACTCAGGCGCGAAGGTGTTCATGGCGGACTTCGAGGACTCGACGACACCGACGTGGGAGAACGTGCTGGAGGGGCAGCAGAACCTGTTCGATGCGGTCCGGCGCACGATCACCTATGACGATCCGGCGACGGGCAAGCACTATGAACTGAAGCCCGAGCCCGCTGTGCTGTTTATCCGCGCGCGCGGCTGGCACCTGGAAGAGCGGCATGTGCTCGTCGACGGCGAGCCGATGTCCGGTTCAATCTTCGACTTTGCGCTTTACTTTTTTCACAATGCAAAGGAGCTGCTGGCGCGTGGGTCCGGGCCATACTTCTATCTGCCGAAGATGGAGTCGCACCTGGAGGCGCGGCTGTGGAACTCGATCTTTGTGCGCGCACAGGAGCTGCTCGACGTGCCGCAGGGCAGCATCAAGGCAACGGTGCTGATCGAGACGATCCTCGCGACGTTTGAGATGGACGAGATCCTGTGGGAGCTGCGCGAGCACTCGGCCGGGCTGAACTGTGGGCGCTGGGATTACATCTTCAGCTTCATCAAGAAGCTTGCCGGCGATGAGACGATGCTGTTGCCGGACCGCGGGCAGGTGACGATGACGACGCATTTTATGCGGTCATACTCGAAGCTGGCGATCAAGACGTGCCATCGCCGCAACGTTTCGGCGATGGGTGGTATGAGTGCACTGATTCCGATCAAGAGCGATCCGGCCGCAAATGAAAAGGCCATCGCCGGAGTGCGCGCTGACAAGGAGCGCGAGGCCACCGATGGACACGATGGCACATGGGTCGCACACCCTGGCTTAGTGCCGGTGGCGATGGAAGTCTTCGACCGCATTATGCCGCAACCAAACCAGATCGCGAAGCAGCTCACCGACTATCATTGCACTGCCGCCGATCTGCTGGAGGTGCCAACGGGCACGATCACCGAGGCAGGAGTGAAGCAGAACGTCGCCGTCGGACTCGGTTATCTCGAGGCGTGGCTGCGGGGCATTGGCTGCGTGCCGCTCTTCAACCTGATGGAGGACGCGGCAACAGCGGAGATCAGCCGCGCGCAGTTGTGGCAATGGGTGCATCACCATGCGGTGCTCCAGGACGGACGCGCTGTGACGACTGAGCTTGTGGCTGCTGCGATTGATGAGGAGCTGGCGAGAGTGAAGGGCAGCGTCGATGCCGCGCGCTTTGCAGCCTATGAGCAAGCGGCACAGCTGACGCATGAGCTGATCGTCGCACCAAAGTTTCCGGACTTCCTGACGCTGCCTGCGTATGATCGTGTGCTGGCGGCTGAAGACGCGAACCAGGTCTGA
- a CDS encoding XRE family transcriptional regulator — protein sequence MVKASVAARTIDSPFPVALEMAEGVSAGHASVDPMSAENLLTSSRLGERIKRLRLKRSMGLVELGRKAGLSASFLSQLETGRVVPTLRNLARISLVFGKDLSYFFDSNDPNSQRVFRIQRKKDRVRLPVGTPNPDYIAESFGILVPEGGLRPCMAEFLAGEEHQPFHPHMYPGVEMVYVLSGQLEVTRRGEPHTLEARDVLYISGETQRTYRAAGKKSAQALIISFDAENGELRRTRRKISGNEA from the coding sequence ATGGTCAAAGCTTCTGTCGCTGCGCGCACGATCGATTCCCCGTTCCCGGTCGCGTTGGAGATGGCGGAAGGTGTGAGCGCGGGTCATGCTTCCGTCGACCCGATGTCCGCGGAGAACCTGCTGACCTCATCCCGATTGGGTGAACGCATCAAGAGGCTGCGGCTGAAACGGTCCATGGGACTGGTGGAGCTGGGCCGCAAGGCCGGGCTGTCGGCTAGTTTCCTTTCGCAGCTGGAGACTGGCCGTGTGGTGCCAACGCTTCGCAACCTGGCGCGCATCTCGCTGGTCTTCGGCAAAGACCTCTCTTACTTCTTCGACTCCAACGATCCGAACTCGCAACGTGTATTTCGCATCCAGCGCAAGAAGGACCGCGTGCGGCTGCCCGTGGGTACGCCCAATCCCGACTACATCGCGGAGAGCTTTGGCATCCTGGTGCCTGAAGGCGGACTGCGTCCCTGCATGGCCGAGTTTCTGGCGGGCGAGGAGCACCAACCGTTCCACCCTCATATGTATCCCGGCGTGGAGATGGTGTATGTGCTGAGCGGCCAGCTTGAGGTGACGCGACGTGGCGAGCCGCACACCCTGGAGGCGCGCGACGTGCTCTACATCTCCGGCGAGACGCAGCGCACCTATCGTGCTGCGGGTAAGAAGTCTGCGCAGGCGCTCATCATCAGCTTCGACGCGGAGAACGGCGAGTTGCGACGCACGCGACGCAAGATCAGCGGCAACGAAGCGTAA